The Manis javanica isolate MJ-LG chromosome 6, MJ_LKY, whole genome shotgun sequence genome contains a region encoding:
- the TBRG1 gene encoding transforming growth factor beta regulator 1 has translation MSLLSGLASSPRAPPQSSRARMKKLPKKSQNEKYRLKYLRLRKAAKATVFENAAICDEIARLEEKFIKAKEERRYLLKKLLQLQALTEGEVQAAAPSHSSSLPLTYGVASSVGTIQGAGPTSGPSTGAEEPFGKKSKKEKKEKGKENNKLEVLKKTSKKKKMEGGARKLVQPIALDPSGRPVFPIGLGGLTVYSLGEITDRPGFHDASTIYPVGYCSTRLYASMTCPSQKSLYTCQIKDGGLHPQFEIVPEDDPENTIVSSSVDACHAELLKTISATMGKQMPNLLPSGADFFGFSHPAIHNLIQSCPGARKCVNYQWVRFDVCKPGDGQLPQGLPENDGAISFEAFQRQTFDEDHNDPVPHGSLDLPELQPAAFVSSYPPMFLTHTPLVGSHLRHLSSPSQCSPTQSSE, from the exons ATGAGCCTGCTGAGCGGCCTGGCCTCCTCGCCGCGGGCCCCGCCGCAGTCCAGCAGGGCCAGGATGAAAAAGCTCCCGAAGAAGAGCCAGAACGAGAAGTACCGGCTCAAGTACCTGCGGCTGCGCAAAGCGGCCAAAGCCACGGTGTTT gaaaatgcTGCTATTTGTGATGAGATTGCTCGTCTTGAAGAAAAATTTattaaagcaaaagaagaaagacg GTACCTGCTGAAGAAGCTCCTCCAGCTTCAGGCTCTAACTGAAGGGGAAGTACAGGCTGCAGCTCCTTCCCACAGCTCCAGTTTGCCCCTGACTTACGGTGTGGCCAGTTCTGTGGGAACTATACAGGGAGCTGGGCCCACTTCTGGGCCCAGCACTGGGGCTGAGGAACCATTTGGGAAGAAAtccaagaaggagaaaaaagaaaaaggcaaagagaacAACAAACTGGAAG TTCTGAAGAAAAcatccaagaaaaagaaaatggagggaGGTGCTCGCAAGCTGGTTCAGCCCATTGCCCTGGATCCCTCAGGACGGCCTGTGTTCCCCATCGGACTGGGGGGTCTGACAGTATATAGCCTGGGGGAG ATCACCGACCGTCCTGGCTTCCATGATGCAAGTACCATCTACCCTGTGGGCTACTGCAGTACTCGGCTGTATGCCAGCATGACATGCCCAAGCCAGAAGAGTCTGTATACCTGTCAGATCAAGGATGGTGGTCTGCATCCTCAG TTTGAAATTGTTCCTGAGGATGACCCTGAGAATACCATTGTGAGCTCCTCCGTAGACGCCTGTCACGCAGAACTGCTCAAGACCATAAGTGCTACTAT GGGAAAACAAATGCCCAACCTCCTTCCATCTGGAGCtgatttctttgggttttctcATCCAGCCATCCACAACCTGATCCAGAGTTGTCCCGGAGCTCGAAAATGTGTCAA TTACCAGTGGGTGAGATTTGATGTGTGCAAACCTGGAGATGGGCAGCTACCCCAGGGACTGCCGGAGAACGATGGAGCTATAAGTTTTGAAGCCTTTCAGAGACAAACCTTTGATGAAGATCATAATGATCCCGTTCCACATG gATCTTTGGATCTCCCAGAGCTTCAGCCTGCAGCCTTTGTGTCTTCGTACCCGCCCATGTTCCTGACGCACACACCCTTGGTAGGTTCTCACCTACGGCACCTGAGCTCTCCGTCACAGTGTAGCCCAACTCAGTCTTCCGAATGA
- the PANX3 gene encoding pannexin-3, translated as MSLAHTAAEYMLSDALLPDRRGPRLKGLRLELPLDRMVKFVAVGFPLLLMSLAFAQEFSSGSPVGCFSPSNFSARQAAYVDSSCWDSLAHHEQDEAGQHKVKSLWPHKALPYSLLALAVAMYLPALLWQYAAAPALSSDLLFIISELDKSYNRSIRLVQHMLKIRQRSSDPHVFWDELEKARKERYFEFPLLERYLACKQRSHSLVATYILRNSLLLLFTSATYLYLGHFHLDVFFQEEFSCSIKSGLLRDETHIPDLITCRLTSLSVFQIVSISSVAIYTVLVPVIIYNLTRLCRWDKRLLSIYEMLPAFDLLSRKMLGCPINDLNVILLFLRANISELISFSWLSVLCVLKDTTTQKHNIDTVVDFMTLLAGLEPSKPKHLGHQVCDENP; from the exons ATGTCTCTCGCACACACGGCTGCGGAGTACATGCTGTCAGATGCCCTGCTGCCCGACCGCAGGGGCCCCCGCCTCAAAGGACTGCGCCTGGAGCTTCCCTTGGACCGCATGGTCAAGTTCGTAGCAGTGGGCTTCCCCTTGCTGCTGATGTCCTTGGCGTTTGCTCAGGAGTTCTCCTCTG GTTCCCCTGTCGGCTGCTTCTCCCCCAGCAACTTCAGCGCCCGGCAGGCTGCCTACGTGGACAGTTCCTGCTGGGACTCACTAGCCCACCACGAACAGGACGAGGCTGGCCAGCACAAAGTGAAGTCCCTGTGGCCTCACAAG GCCCTTCCCTACTCCCTGCTGGCCCTGGCGGTGGCCATGTACCTCCCGGCTCTGCTGTGGCAGTATGCAGCTGCGCCGGCCCTCAGCTCAGATCTGCTGTTCATCATCAGCGAGCTGGACAAGTCCTATAACCGCTCCATCCGCCTGGTGCAGCACATGCTGAAGATCCGACAGAGGAGCTCGGACCCCCACGTCTTCTGGGATGAGCTGGAGAA GGCTCGGAAAGAACGATACTTTGAATTCCCCTTGCTAGAGAGGTACCTGGCGTGTAAGCAGCGCTCACACTCACTAGTGGCTACGTACATCTTGAGAAACTCCCTCTTGCTCCTCTTCACCTCAGCCACCTACTTGTACCTTGGCCACTTCCACCTggatgttttcttccaagaagaATTCAGCTGTTCCATCAAGTCTGGGCTGCTAAGAGATGAGACCCACATCCCTGATCTGATCACGTGCAGGCTGACCTCCCTGTCCGTCTTCCAAATTGTTAGTATCTCCAGCGTAGCCATATACACCGTATTGGTTCCAGTCATAATATACAACCTCACACGGCTATGTCGGTGGGACAAACGACTCCTTTCCATCTATGAGATGCTCCCAGCTTTCGATCTCCTCAGCAGAAAGATGCTGGGCTGCCCCATCAATGACCTCAATGTGATCCTACTTTTCCTCCGAGCCAACATCTCTGAGCTCATCTCTTTTAGCTGGTTGAGTGTCTTATGCGTGTTGAAGGACACAACCACCCAGAAGCACAACATTGACACCGTGGTCGATTTCATGACTTTATTGGCTGGCTTAGAACCCTCAAAACCTAAACATCTCGGCCACCAGGTATGTGATGAAAACCCATAG